CAGAGCAGGTTGCCCGCTTTGGAATGATCGGAGGTATGTTTTTCAAACGTTTCCTCATGCTATTCTGGGTATTGGCCGGATTGATTGCTTTAGGGCTTTATGCCGGCAAGATTCATGATCCCGATCTAGTGTGGGGAGTGATGAGCCGTGACTTACTGTTGCCAGGGGCAGTGGGGCTAATGTTGGTCGGGATTCTGGCAGCCAATATGTCTACTTTGGATGCTGGATCCGTCTCCAATTCCGCGCTTTTTATTCGTAATATTTATCAGCCATTGAAACCGGGGTTGTCCGAAGCGCACTACCTGACAGTTGGTCGAATCACTATCGCTGTCACTCTGCTCGGTGGTATCGGCGCAGCCGTCTATATCGATAATCTTCTCGATATCTTTAAATACTTGATCACTATTCCCGCCATTTTTGGAGCTCCTATTTGGTTGGGATATATTTGGCGGGGATTGACGCGGAAAGCGGTCATGATTGAGGTGGTAGTCTGCTTTACCATCTTGGCGGTTATTCCGAATGTATTTCAGAGCTGGAATTGGGCCCGAACCCATGAAGCATTTCTTGTCCAGACAGATGGATATGCCGAAGGATATAAGACTCCTGCAACGGCCGTGGATGTGACCGCAGGACGTGCAGCCGAAGTGGGCGACACCATCATGAAGGAAATTCGCGTGGAGCCTAGAGGTATCTTTTTTGAGAGTGTAGCCCGTGTTAATCCTGAGGACCCGAATTCACCTCTCATGGGCTTTGGTCGCTTTGAGGCTGAGGTCTGGGTCATGAGTTGGTTAGGAATCGATTTTACATCCTGGAAGAAATCTCAACTCGTAGCGGTTCGTTTCTTCTTCAGTGCCTTCTTTCCTTTTGTGATTCTGTTCCTGGTATCCTTTTTTACGAAACCGGCAGATAGAAAGCACCTGGATTATTTCTTTGGAAAAATCTACACTCCGATTCAGAAAACGCCTGAAGAGGAAGCCGCGGCGATTGCACGGGTGGCCGAAAATCCAGAGCTCATAGCGCATAGAAAGATGTTCCCTAACAGTAATTGGGAGATTGCGAAACCAACCAAGCTCGACGTAGTGGGGTTTGGTGGCAGTTGGCTCGTGGTAGGCTTTGTGGTCTTCCTGCTATGGTGGATGGTGAATTTGGGTGGGTAGGGCGTCTTCGTTTCTCCTACATCGATTTAAAAAGGGTAGGGCGACCTCGCCGAGAGCGCCGTTTCAAATACCCTAACTCGCCACAGCAGCCTTATTCGGCAGTTGTGCACTGGCACCATCTTTCCACTCTCCGCGAATCAGAGTTACTGCTGGATTCTCGGTTGGCCCCAGGCTTTCATGGGCCAATTTGGTTTTCAGGATGTCGATGGCTGTAGCACCGATCTTCCTGTAGCCAATGTGAACGTGTGCAATGTCGTCCGTAATTTCTTCAGCAGGTCCTAGGGCGGCAAATGCGATGTCTTCAGGGATTTTCATTCCAGCTTCTTTAAGCCAGCGATAATGATCCATGTTGGAGCTGTATACGACCTCAGGTTTGTTTTCCTTAACCCAGGACAGCAAATCATCCTTGTCTATACTTTCCTGAAGCAACGGGGGAATACGGTCTGTTTCCTCAATCCCTTGCTGATACCAAGTGAGGTAACAATGGTAGAGGTGGTTGGAGCGCTCATCCTGAGCTGTGGTCTCGCAGAAGCCTATACGATTGAACCCTTTTTCTTCGAGATTAGCAATGCCGACGTGCATGGCTTGATAGAAGTGGGGGTGAACCTGGTTGAAACCTAGCTTGGCAGCGACTGAGCACGTGGCTACTCCTTCAAAATCATCGTGAGGAAAGGAGAACACGTCTTTGAGCTCTTCCACGGGGAGAACTACTACACCACGAATGCCTCGGGTTTCCAAAATTTGCACCATACGCTCTTCACGCATATTGGGTTCGTGGAGCCAGAAATCTTCAGTCTTAAAGCCAAGCTCTTCGGCATGTTTGATGGCTCCTTCTCTGATTAACTTTGCCTCGGCTCCGAATTCTTTAACGGGATAGGGTTTACCGTTCAGTAAAGCAATGACGGGCTCTTCCTTGCTGATATCGCGCTTCCGAAGATAGCGCATAAGTTCAGTCAAGTTGGGATCAGGAGTGTAGCCTTGTCGGAGCGCGATTTCCTTAATCCGTTTGCGCGTTTCTTCAGCGACTCGCGGATGGTCACGCAGAGCCATTGAGACAGTCATCCGACTGACACCTGCTTCCTCGGCAATGGTTTTGCATGAAGGTCTTTTGGGCTTCATCTTGAAATTGTAGTTTGGTTAGGACCTACTTCGCAGGAGGCGGGTAAGAACTATAAAAAGGTTCGGTTCAGCTAATGGTCAAGGGGAAAGCAGGAGGTGGTTCGCTTATGAGCTGCAATTGGTCATGGTATTTCAACCGTTTGTCGAGTTTCATGGGATTGACTGACTGCATCCAGTACGACCGTGCCTTCGAGGGCTAGTTCCGGTGGAGTTTGAAAGGGTTTTCCGTCCAATAGGTGGTTGGCAATATCCTCATAGATGTGTGCTTCGTCGCCAAATTGTTTTCCAGTCAGAGGATATTCCTGAGTTTCGATTTCTTCAGGGGTGTTTGGGTTGGCCTGTTTGACGGTAACGGTTTCGCCGTCTGAAATGATAGTGCCTCGCTTACCTTGAATAATAAAGCTGGGGAAACGATGGACGGATTCTGTGAATTCTGCGATTCCTCTCACACTGTTTTCAAACTCAAGAACCGCCAAGAAATTGTCATCGGCGTCGCCAGCATTTATGACCTGCTGGAGTTGGCCGAACACCCGCTTCACTTTGCTTTCTGCCAGACCAATGATGGGTTGAAGGATGTGCATTCCCCAGTTGAGCAGATAGCCACCTCCAAATCGTTTCTCAGTTTGCCAATCATCTCGATACCGAAAATCAGAATAATAACGTCGGATGAGAAATACGTCTCCAATTACGTTCTCCGCCAATAGTCCTCGGATACAGATGTAGTCGGGAGCCCAATACATAGGGATCCAGGGGAAGATCTTTTTTCCGCTTGCTTCTTGAGCTGCGATCATCGTGCGTGCTTCCTCTTGGTTAAGAGCCCAGGGTTTAGTGATCACGGTGTGTAACCCTGCTTTAAGGCAATCGCAGACAATGTCTGCATGGGTATCCGAACGAGTAACAACACTGACTATGTCCAGTGACTCCTCGCGAATCATGCTATGGTAATCGGAGTAGGTCTTACAGTTGAGCTCTTTGGCGGCTCGTTCGCGGTTTTCGGTAGCAAGATCGCAAACAGCAACAATTTCAAAACGCTTGTCTGATGATAGGCCATAAGCGTGAGACAGTCGTCCGCTAATGCCATAGCCGATAATGGCTGCTTTTATAGGTGCCATTTAGTTTCTATTAAAAATTGAATGTGTAGGAGGGGAAGCCTCTTAGACCGATATTGATTTCAGTCAGATGTATCTCGGTGAATATATACTGATGAAATATAAAAACTGATGGTCTATAAAACAACCGGCCCCCAATAATGGGGGCCGGCTACCTAATAATTTGATGCGATTAATAATTAATCAAATCAGAACTCCAAAGTACCGGTCAGGCTGACCAATCGACCAGGAAGGAAGCGGTAGAGCTTCGTGCTATCTGGGTTTACGTAGATTGGAACAAGATCGTCGTTACCGAAAAGATCTTTGATGTTCAGCTGAATTGTGAGGTCGTATTTGTCACTCAACTGATACTCAGACCGGAAGAACATGTCTACAAAGTCCATGCGTGGAGCATAGAAAGGTCTGCTTGGATCAAGCGCGTAGTTGCCAAAGGAGTTCTGTGAAACCCCGAAGCTAACACCTGCACGATCCTGCCAACGATATCCGCCACCCACAGTGAATTCACCTAGGAAGCCTGGAATCATGTCGTTGTCGCGACCGAAACGGTAGCTAGTGTTGAATGAGGCCCGGTATTTGCGTTGCTCGATAGAAGGAATGCCTTCTTGGGTAACAGCTTCAGCGACTGGATTTACGATACTATTTTGTGCTCTTTCAGCGAGAGTCTCGGTAGAATCGTCATCAATGAAGTAGTTTTGTGCAAATGAGCTATTAACCCAGTTTGGAACCACGAAATCTTCAACGTAATTGCGAAGAACAGGGTAGATGTTTGAAAGAACAGTTTCCTGTTTTCCAACATTCAAGACCATCGTCCAGTTCTCGTTTGGATTGTATGCAATTTCCAACTCGTTACCTTCAGCAGTGAAA
This genomic stretch from Opitutia bacterium ISCC 52 harbors:
- a CDS encoding LacI family transcriptional regulator — its product is MKPKRPSCKTIAEEAGVSRMTVSMALRDHPRVAEETRKRIKEIALRQGYTPDPNLTELMRYLRKRDISKEEPVIALLNGKPYPVKEFGAEAKLIREGAIKHAEELGFKTEDFWLHEPNMREERMVQILETRGIRGVVVLPVEELKDVFSFPHDDFEGVATCSVAAKLGFNQVHPHFYQAMHVGIANLEEKGFNRIGFCETTAQDERSNHLYHCYLTWYQQGIEETDRIPPLLQESIDKDDLLSWVKENKPEVVYSSNMDHYRWLKEAGMKIPEDIAFAALGPAEEITDDIAHVHIGYRKIGATAIDILKTKLAHESLGPTENPAVTLIRGEWKDGASAQLPNKAAVAS
- a CDS encoding sodium:solute symporter family protein, with product MELFGLHILDIIVLILYLGIILWLGKKAGENNQDTDDYFLAGRSLGKFYQFFLNFGSSTNSDQAVAVTRETYRQGAGGMWIQFLVLFITPFYWFTTLFFRRTRVTTLGDFFTERFQSPLLGGSFAGFTLIMAFIGGGLGYMVAGKTMMALTPKPFEALSHEQQVTVEEFEEYQSLSKVSFSDRTVEQEARYDVLYQKNVKGELKSFYSYTNPVVFYIFYGLVVAIYTIMGGFRAAAITDAIQGFLIIIFSVLLIPLGLNKLGGFSGLHAAVPEFNFELFGSVTLSEYAWYTIMAMFFSNLVAIVAVAQNMQVAGSATTEQVARFGMIGGMFFKRFLMLFWVLAGLIALGLYAGKIHDPDLVWGVMSRDLLLPGAVGLMLVGILAANMSTLDAGSVSNSALFIRNIYQPLKPGLSEAHYLTVGRITIAVTLLGGIGAAVYIDNLLDIFKYLITIPAIFGAPIWLGYIWRGLTRKAVMIEVVVCFTILAVIPNVFQSWNWARTHEAFLVQTDGYAEGYKTPATAVDVTAGRAAEVGDTIMKEIRVEPRGIFFESVARVNPEDPNSPLMGFGRFEAEVWVMSWLGIDFTSWKKSQLVAVRFFFSAFFPFVILFLVSFFTKPADRKHLDYFFGKIYTPIQKTPEEEAAAIARVAENPELIAHRKMFPNSNWEIAKPTKLDVVGFGGSWLVVGFVVFLLWWMVNLGG
- a CDS encoding Gfo/Idh/MocA family oxidoreductase encodes the protein MAPIKAAIIGYGISGRLSHAYGLSSDKRFEIVAVCDLATENRERAAKELNCKTYSDYHSMIREESLDIVSVVTRSDTHADIVCDCLKAGLHTVITKPWALNQEEARTMIAAQEASGKKIFPWIPMYWAPDYICIRGLLAENVIGDVFLIRRYYSDFRYRDDWQTEKRFGGGYLLNWGMHILQPIIGLAESKVKRVFGQLQQVINAGDADDNFLAVLEFENSVRGIAEFTESVHRFPSFIIQGKRGTIISDGETVTVKQANPNTPEEIETQEYPLTGKQFGDEAHIYEDIANHLLDGKPFQTPPELALEGTVVLDAVSQSHETRQTVEIP